The Myxococcota bacterium region GTGCAGCCGTCACCGGGCGTGCGCGCGCAGCTGATGGACCGGGTGCGCAGTGAGTCGAGCGAGATCGCGGCGCCGCCGTCGGTGCCGGGCGCGCCGCGGCGCGTGCTGCGCCGGCGCAGCTCGCTCCGTGCCTCCTTCGCGGCCGCGGCCGGGGTGCTGCTCACCGTGGGCCTGGCCGCGCTCTCGGGCGTGCTGGCGTCGCGGCTGGCGCGCGAGTCGGCCGCGCGCGGCGACCTCGAGGACGCGCTCGACTACCAGGAGACCATCTCGTGGTCGATGGCGCGCGATCTCGAGCGCGAGCGCAGCGAGCGCGTGTCACTCGAGAACCGGCTCACGAACATGTCGCGCATCGTCGCGACCATCGAGGCGCCGCTCGTGCGCACGCTCGCGCTCGCCGGCCAGGGCGACTTCCAGTCCGCGATGGCCAAGGCCTATCTCGAGCCCGAGAGCGGCCGGCTGATCGTCTACGCGCACAACCTGCCGCGGGTGCCCGACGGCCGCACCTACCAGCTGTGGGTGATCGTCGACAAGC contains the following coding sequences:
- a CDS encoding anti-sigma factor — protein: MTEHDELLELAGVYALGGLSPEDRARLAEHVADGCRECEAALGSASRLADELLLAVTPVQPSPGVRAQLMDRVRSESSEIAAPPSVPGAPRRVLRRRSSLRASFAAAAGVLLTVGLAALSGVLASRLARESAARGDLEDALDYQETISWSMARDLERERSERVSLENRLTNMSRIVATIEAPLVRTLALAGQGDFQSAMAKAYLEPESGRLIVYAHNLPRVPDGRTYQLWVIVDKRPISAGLLQADAKGEAKYDTGPLANLGGPVTVAVTLEPAGGVPQPTGPLVLASG